ACTTGCAGCTCTGAAAGATGTCATTTGTGTCAATGCAGGACGCATTCGATTTGGGGTGAGCGGAAATGTCCCCAGCTTCTGGTGGCAGCGGATACATCTGAAACATGGAATCCAGTCAATTTTGCTCCCAAGAGGGACAGGTGGAGGACTCCCATTTCCTGCCAATTCTGTTGGAAACAATGagggagtgaaaaaaaaaatggagccctcccttctctttctggcCTTAGACATGAACTCTTGATAAGATCCTGGAAAACAGGCAGCATTTTTTAACAGCCATTGCCCTCCTCAGCTGAGAAAACAGCACGAGCCAAAGGAGGACCCGGGGCCACCTCTATTGTGACTGTGGCCAGGCGGACTCACTGTCGCCAAACAGCGGAGCCCGCAATGACTGAGATAAGGAGCATAATAACATTTTCACATGAACCCGACATTCTTACCTCTTCTATAGGAAAGGATATCcctgcaggaaggaggaaggtggGGCCCTGCCCATGTCCTACGGCAGTGCTGGGACTGCATTGTCCCAGCCTGCGTAGGGACACAGGAAGAGGGTACGGAAGTTTcaacaggaaaacagagaaaagttCAAACGTAAACAGCATCCAAAAAAAATTCACCAATAGCATAGTAGGTTTCCTCTGTGGGCTTCCAGGCTTCCACGTCCCCCTGGCCTGGCAGAATGTAAGCTGGGGTTCTGTTCACCTTGGCAACCTCCAGCGTGCGTGACTATGCGGATCCCCTGCTGAATCAGTTAAGAGGATGTGTTTTCGATGGCATTGGAGACAAAAACAACCTCTATGCAGAGACTGTATCCTGGCCTGGCCGGAGTCTGATCCGTCTTTTCCATGTGTCATCTCTGGGGCGGGCATGGGCTTCCCTGAAGTCCTGTGTGAGGCAGGGCAGCTCCCCTCGGGAGGTTTGGACTACAGCTCAAGAGGTTGGGTCACAGCTTCCCACAGTAAGGCAAGGGTTTGGGTTGTGCTCCCTTGTTTTGCCTGGAGATGCCCTTTGAGAAATTCAGTCCTAAGGGATGCAAGAAGGGTCGGATTCCCACTCCACCCCAAAGATCCAGTGAGGGCTGGATGTTTCCTCGCCCCAAAGCCCCTGCTGTCTGCTGCAGTAGCCCCCAGGGCTTGAAAGAGGCTGCCACGGAGCCTCTGGTTTGAGAGTAATGGAAACCATGACCAAAACAAGCAGAACCAATTCCATGGTGAGATCTGAATGGGAAAAGCCAAGGTGAAAAAATAAGAGAGCAGCtttgggagattctctctctatgcctGGCCCTTGGGAACTAACCGTTGTCTCACTTTGCCTCAAGCTGCATAGACGGGTGGCAAAAACATGATAGAAAGATGTTCTCAGGGCCCCTGGTGCGAGGCCTGAGGGTGAAGGTGTTCCCACGGGCAGCGGGTGAAAGGTGAGCTTCTCTCCACTTTCCCCCTGATTGAAAGACCTCACAACTCCACGGAGGAACTACAGAAGCCACTTCCGACCTGGTTCTAATGGGGGCTGCCAGGCGCTAAAAGCCACATCAGTTGCTTCTGAGATGGAGCCAATCATACCTTTCAGGAGCAAACACGGTTAATAGACAAGCTGCCTAGATGCTGCCATTATGGGGCACTAAGGCCCCCTCGGCCCCCTCGGCCCCCTCGGCCCCCTCAAAATAGCTCTTAGGCTCAGGTGCCTTTCACAGCCCCTCCAAGGAGGGAGATGGGACCGCTCTAGCTTTATAGAGGACATCTTTCCGAATTCCTTTTTCCAGAACAAATGGCTTCCGTTATGTTCAGCCAGGGATCAGTTCTTCACTTAAGGCTGTAAAACAAAATAGGGCTGCTTCTCCGGATGTGTTCCTCACGACAGAAAGCTTTTGTGACGGCTGTTCCAGACGAGTGCTTGAGACGCCTTATCTAAAAGCCCAGGCTCAAGGAAGAGGGGGACCTTGATTTCTGCCTGTGGTGAATGCAGAGGGCTCAGCCTTGTGTGGGGCAGATTGCACGTTCCGGAACCAGGACAGCAGGAACTCACGTGTGCAGCCCACATGCATGCGACCGCTGTTGCTTCTCTCCTCACATTCGTGCGTGGCGGTATGCATTCATTTAGACAAGGTGCCAGCCAGTGGGTGGCACAGCCAGGATAATCAGGGGTGTTTCTCGAAACAGCTAACGGTTGACCCTAATCCGTCCGGGCAGGATCTTGGGTACCTGTCCTCCTATGCCAGATAGTTGCCCCTGAATCATTTGATGCATTTTAAGATGTCGGTAGCCACTGTAGCCACACCCGAGCCTGCCAGCTGGCCCACAACCCTGAGGACATTGCTGCCAGTCTCCAGAAGCCAAGTTTCTGAGGCCTATTGTTCTTTAATTAGGGGCTAGTACCAAAGTTTCAGACTGCCAGAGCCTAAAGAGTTACCGGGACCCAGGGGGTTCTTAACTCACAAAAGGGAAGCAGCATGCATGAGTAGGAGCCCTTGCAGGCCCAGGCTGAGTACTAGGGAGCCCAGAGTGAGTTAGATTAAGGAGGATGAATCAGcttgtgccaaactgtacatctcctccctctcttattccgcTCTTATTTCTAACAGGGTTCAGTTTTCAGTTGGctttaaactcctaagaataattgtgtgttaattaaagagttcaagcaatggtattaagtagaaaaagaaaatactacaaagaataaaatagaaagctgttcctcgacagtcaggacaagggctgatcaagtcattgcttctcatagtgtcagtttcactacaggtttcctttcaggtgctcagttagttgtcacagatcagagagaatatatgatatttgtccctttgggactggcttatttcactcagcatgatgttttccagatttctccattttgctgcaaatgaccagatttcgttttttttttttgggggggggggggactctaaatcccattaagttggcaggtaccaatgccatcttactagttaaagtgattagtttaagttcataattgattataaatataggattaagtgtcaaagggatcacataaataagaccagtgtctactaataataattgatagaattaaaaaagagagaacaacccaacatgggaagcaggatacacagcagactcatagaatgacaaatgccctaaacagcactctggcctcagaatcagcccttaaggcattcagatccagctacaAAGCCcgtgagagtttctcaggcatggaaagccaagacattgtggcaaaaaaaaaaaatgacctaaatgaaagatctctgtgagtgagaacctagcggaaagaatgggccattaaagaaggaagtacctttctctgaagggaggagagaacttccactttgattatggccttgtctaaatgaggtcagagtttgtgaattcaagaggcctccatagccttgcagctcatgacaagagcctcgggtgattactgacgtcataaataagagtgtcaattgttaaatcaacaaaaggaatcactgtgcatttactccccatgtaggatctctgtccttaatgtgttgtactatgtgaattaacggtataactagtactcaaacagtactttatactttgtgtttctgtgtgggtgcaaactgttgaagtctttacttagtatatactaagtagatctgcatataaagataattaaagatgaatcttaatgaagaatgggatgggaaagggagtaggagatgggatggtttgtgggtgggagggtggttatggggggaaaactgctataattcaaaagctgtacatttgaaatttatatttattaaataaaagttttctaaaaaaaaaaaaaaaaaggaaggtgaaTCAGGAGAGGGACAGGCCTGGCTCCCTGAGCTCTGTAATACATGGCCCAGGAAGGATGTGGCCTCTGGCTGTGGGGCCCAGCCTGCCATGCTCTGTGAGCAGGGAGCCATTGAGCAGGGGTCTCTAAAACAGCCCAGCAGACAACTTGGTTCTAAGCTCCATCTCAGTGTCTGGGACTCACCTGATGCTCAGATCCTGATTTCTTCTGTCTCCATGGAGACTTCTAGGCCTGGACTCTTGTTCTTTCTTCCCCACATTACCTTCCCAGAAAATGAATCTGGCTTCATGGTACCTACACCTGCCAGGCAGCTCCTGGTTAGACTAATCCAGCCCTTGTCCCTGGGCTCTAATGTTCTGCACCTTCTTTTTCCTCAGcctttgtcatcttcattcattcattctgcgttcatatattcattcaataaatatttagtcAGCACTTACCATGGCCAGGTACTCTGCTAGGTGCACCAGTAATTAATGATTTGGGTATTTATATGTCTGCATGAATTCAGATGCCAAATCTGTTCAAACCATAGAAGATATCAAGGCCTTCACCTGGTAACAAAATACCTAAATTAGAACAACTGTAGCATTTGTGAGGGGGTTTGCCATGTTTCAGGCACTGTGCTTGGGATTTTACAACAACTCAAGAGAAAGTTACTTATCCCCCACTCTACAAATTAGAAAACTAAGGCTCAGAAAGGTCAATTTGCAAGTTTGGGGAGAACAAATGTCTTTTAATAGTTGAATCTGCAACTTATTTGGTTTGGGTGCTCCTACATTCAGGGCTGTAAGCAAAATATTTAACAACTCATATGGTGTGGGCACCAACCAGTCAGAACAGATGCTCAGCCATGTAGTGAACCAGGGTCTGAGCACTGAAGCCCCTGGGTGAAGATGGTGTGGCCAAGTGAGTGGTGGATTGGCCATGATGGCATCTACTTACGGACTGGTGCAGGGTTTCAGCCAGACAGTCGTGCTGCCCAGGTGAAATGGAAAAGCCCCCTCCTACTAACTGGTGCACAGTTGTGTTCATTGGCAAGTTGAGGAGTTACAGAGGGTTAGATGACCTTAACATGTGCTCCAAAGTATTAGTATGCTTGGGAATATGCGGAGATGTGAGTATGATTTTGTACAAACCTTCTTAGCTCACCAAAGCTTGCTTTCTTTCTGGATTCTAGACCAGAGTACCAAAACTGTCTTATTGTGCAGTGATTTCTCACTTCACATAATATAAGGTGACATCTTGATAGCACCAAGTATAAGCCAGATGTGTATATGGCTTTATGCATATTAACTCTCTTCATGTCAAGCCTATGAGGTAGATACTATTCTATTCTTCTCCATTTAGGAGGCAAGAACACCAAGGCACAGGGAAGGTGATGCAGCTGATTAATAAATGGCAGAGGCAGAATTTGAATCCAATGAAACAGGCTCCAGGGCACTAGTTCCTAACTATAATGCTTCTGTCTatgcttctctgtgtctctggtaTGTTTGAATTATTTGCTGACATTTACAAATCAAGAAAGGTAACATAAAAATCCAGATGTTTAGCATCTCAGAATGAAAATTCAGGaacttgttaaataaataaaaataaataagctttaaaaaatcacaatggGATAAAAACATTTTGTACAATATTGAATTTTTATAGGAAACTATAATTGTAAGGAATTTCATTTAATATcaggttgttttctttttagacAGAAATTTTACGTTTTATGTGATTTGGGTTTGAGGCAATCAAGGATTTCCTTTCCAATTGTTACAAGTTTTCTCCAGGAGCtgctttgaatttgttttttcttctcagtGTTTTCCTTTAATCTGGCACTTAGTAAGGTTCTCAAGCACTTCTGGACTTCCTAACACGCCTGTTAGCAGAGTGCAATGACCATTGTCCACCCTCATTAGGAAAATAAGTTAGAACAGACTCAGGCCTGGGCCCAGACACCCCCGCCTTTGACTCTCGGTGCATCCTGTCTTTAGGAAGCGTCCAGTTGAGGAATCACAGATGTCTACAGGGGCCACGCAGGTAACAACACTGAGTAAGGAGGGCTGGCTGCAGTAAAAACAACCGTGCATGCCTGGTGGTAAGCCACTCATGACTGAGTGACCTTGTCCTCTGCCCTTCTCTTCTCCCTGTGCTGATGCCACCTCTCTCTTGTCACCCTCCAGCCCACCACCTCCTCAACGCCGGACACCATGCCTCCATGGTTGCAGTGTTCCGATGGAGAGCGATTCAAAGTCGATGTGGAAATTGCCGAACAGTCTGTAACTGCCAAGGCCATGCTGGAAGGTTTGGAAATGGATGAGGAAGGGGATGTTGATGATGCGGCTCCTCTGCGAAGTGTGAATGCGGCAATAAAAAGGGGAGTCCGTGGGGCACCACCACCCAGAGGGCCTCCCTCACTTGAAGACAAGGAGAGCAAGGAAAAGCAGGCGGATGATATCCTTGTCCAGGACCAAGAATTTCCAAAAGCTGCCCAAGGAACACTCTTTGAAATTATTCCAGCTGCAGGCTGCTGAAACATTGAAGGCCATTGACAATCTGATCAAGGGGGAAACTCCAGAGGAGATTCCCAGGCCTTCAACATAACAAGTGAGCTTGCTGAAGACAAGGCAGcccaggcacacagagagaactcatggtgggaagagaagagaagaagtgCCTGACACTGCAACCTGGTAAAGATTGCTCCAAATATTAGTTGCATTGCTCTGTGTCTAATTGTTGATAGCAGGCAAACAGTAGACCAATGCAGCAGCAAATCTGTAGTTTTAGGAgagtttttctcttaagacttggactaggtcttgccattctcttccagcctgtagggtttctgatgaagaGTTAGCCCTGAGtatagttggagatcctctgaaagtcatCTGGCTTTTCttccatgcacattttagaatcttttcttcatgttttactgtggagagtttgcaGTGTGTTGAggggaagatcttttctggtcatgtctattaggagttctatgcacttcctgtacttggacatccctttctttctcccaattggggaagttttctgtaattatttcactaatagGTCTTCTagcccattctctctttccagaccttcaggaacttctaagatccaTATGCTGGGTTGTTGATAgtgtcccataaatctccaacaggttttctaacttcctttttttttttttttttttggtcagggtgtatgttagtaggaagctagattggaagtggaggagccaggactcaaaccggcactctaaTAAGttatgcaggcatcctaagcagcagcttaacccactgtaccacaacacccaacCTCTAATATGATTGTCTCTGAAACTCATCTACTGGAATTTTTGCATGCAGATGCAGACCATAAACTTCCAAGTAGAGCCCTTGGAAGAGCTGCACCTTTACCCATTACACCTTCTAGAAGAAACATTTtgggggccgccactgtggcgtagcaggtgaagctgccacctgtgatgcctgcatcctctatgggcactggcttgtgtcccagctcttccactttttatgcagcatcctgctgatgcacctgggaaagcagtggaagaggaccaagtactcagacccctgccacccacatgggagacctagaagaa
The window above is part of the Oryctolagus cuniculus chromosome 11, mOryCun1.1, whole genome shotgun sequence genome. Proteins encoded here:
- the LOC138844412 gene encoding S-phase kinase-associated protein 1-like, yielding MWLPTTSSTPDTMPPWLQCSDGERFKVDVEIAEQSVTAKAMLEGLEMDEEGDVDDAAPLRSVNAAIKRGVRGAPPPRGPPSLEDKESKEKQADDILVQDQEFPKAAQGTLFEIIPAAGC